caccttcaatgAAAATTACAAGGAACTTGGTGGCATATTTTTTTCCTATCAGTTTGTCTTTTTAGTACTCGATTCCATTCTGATCGACATCAGGTACCCTATGGGCCTATGGCCAGACCAAAACAATAaatgaaaaacttgaagaaTTAGAAGGGTAATTCCAGTTCAATCAATGCAGCATCAATGAAAATTGTGAAGGACGTGCGCTTCCACTGATCTTGTGAGTTGCTTATAAGCAAATGGATACCAACTCTCAAGTCACAACTCAGCTAATAAGGGGTGAGGGATAAGGCCAATTATCTACCTCTAATTTCTGAACATAGAAAATCGACGGATCCTAGTTTTTGTTCGGATACCAATACCACCATAATCCCAAGATTTGACTTGTAATAATTTTGGTGatcaataaacaaatatgaGGAGAAAATCACAATTTACTTAAGCCCTAGTCAATCTACAAGTCAGATCAATAAACAAGTGGAGGAGAAAAGCACAACATTCACACCGACTTATCTAAGTtttagttaaaaacttaaactaGCCGCAACTCCGCGTGATTCATGACtatatatagttattttcaTAATGAcgtataatgtataatttattctttgAAATTTGCACGTAGATCAGCCCTTGCAACCTCCGTGATTGCATTAGAAAAGTGGTGAAGACTTAAATTTCATATTACAAAATACAGGTTACagatcattaaagaacaacaattacaacttacaaacaggatttttaagttattgttattgtaatacacaacatttttttcgTAGAACCCCATCAAACATTATCTTTCTCAACCAGAAAACAAGGACTTTCTGAATGGGTCTCACTCTCTCCAACCATATAAGTTTCTTGGTTTCTTAGCTGCCATACTGAAACTGCATGTAAGGGGTTCATTTTTGGTCTCTTGTGACAAAGAAATTCTTGAGACACTGATTTCATTGTCGGCCTAGACTTTGGTTTAGCACGTAAGCAAGCAAATGAAATTGCAGCAACAAGAAAAACATCCTGTGCAACCAAACGATTTGGAGGTGGGAGACGCTTGTCTAATATTTCATTTAGCATCACACTTTGAGATGAAGATAATGATGTCAAGAGTTCGCCTGGATGCCTTCCCATTAATATTTCTAATGCCACCACTCCAAAGCTATAAACATCACTTTTTTCAGTCACCTTCATAGTATAAGCCAATTCTGTAAATATTGGACAAAAAAATAggtatgaaaaaattaatatcttttgtttaactttaatcttcttctttttttcttcctggACGTTTGGACAAAACTTGCTAgtgtataaaattttaaagtaattGTTTCTAACTAAAATGACTATATAGAAAGCTCTACATGTGACtaaacatttaaaataatatctaGGATAATTACGAAAATAATATATGATTCACCTGGAGCAATATAACCATAAGTCCCAGCAATTAAAGTTTGATTGGAGGTATCTGAATCAAGAAGTCTAGCCGTGCCAAAATCTGACACAAATGCCTCTAACTCAGAGTTCAATAGAATATTGTTGCTTGTTATATCTCGATGAACAATTACTTGGACACTTTCATGATGCATATAAGATAATGCATGTGCTGTACTTTTGATTATGTTCACCCTCTTCATCCAATCCAATTCTACAGCCTCAGCGTTGTTGCATAGGACACAAAATAGACTTCCCCTTTCCATATACTCATAGACCAAAAACATGCATCGTTTGTGCAAACAATAACCATGCAGTTTCACAATATTCCGATGTCGGATTTCCGTTAAAATTTTGACCTCATTTCTGAAACTCCTGTCAAAATTTGGGTCCTCAGCCTCTAAGCGATGAAGTTTCTTTAAGGCAACCACTTTACCATTAGGCAACTGTGCTTTGTAAACACTACCATAGCCACCTGTTCCAATACAATATCTAATATCAAAGTCCTCTGTTGCTTCAATGATGTCTTCATATGCAATTTTTCCATCATAATTCCATATTGAGAACAAATCCCCATTCTTTGTTTCCCTTGACTCAGATGACATTTTCCTAACTCTACATTGAGAGCGGAGAAAATTCCCAAGAAGTAAAAACATAGTGAAAGCAATTAAGggaacaaaaaattttatttgatggaCAATGGATCTACTGTTGCTTTGATGGACAATGGATCTATTGTTGCTTGGGGAAGATGGCAAGCAAGGAGGGAAGCCTTTGACATGACCACATAAATCTTTGTTGCCGATGAAGGTTGAAGGAGTATAATATAAGTAGCCATATGGGATCCGACCATGGAAAGAATTGTGGGAAAAGTTCACTTCATTTATTGAAGCTGAAAGATCCGGAATATTTCCAGTAAGATTATTGCAGCTGAGATCCAAGTGCGTCAAAAGCGGAAGGTAACTAATTTGAGATGGAATGCTTCCAGTTAAATAGTTATGGCTCAATAACAATTCACTCAACGACTTGCAATCAGCTATTTCTTCGGGGATGGAGCCACTGATTTGGTTCCAACTAAGGGACAACGTTTCCAACTCAGTTAATTGACCTATAATCGAAGGAACTTGACCAACAATTTTGTTATTGCTAAGGTTGAAGTGACGCAGATACTCCATATCGCCTATTAACTTAGGAAAGGAGCCATTGAAGTTATTGTAGCTGACATCCAAAAATTCTAAACCCGTAAGAGGTATTTCTTCTCCACTAATAGAATTATAACTGACGTCAATCCGTCTTAATTGAGAAAAGCTACTGTTCAGAAAGGGAATGCTTCCAGTTAAGTAGTTGTGGCTGAATATTATGTTGTAGAGTAAAGAGCAATTAGAAATGTGCACAGGGATGGAACCACTAATTTGGTTCCCACTAAGGGACAAAGTTTGCAACCTAGTTAAATGACCTATAGTCAAAGGGATTGGACCAacaatattgttattattgagATTCAAGTCTTCCAAATTCTTCAAGTTGCCTATTTCAGGAGGAATGGAACCATTGACTTGGTTCCAATCAAGAAACAAAGAGATCAAATTGGTTAGATGACCAAGAGATGAAGGGAGGGGACCAacaatattgttattattgagATGCAAGTCTTTCAAATTCTTCAAGTTGCCTATTTCAGGAGGAATGGAACCATTGACTTGGTTCCAATCAAGAAACAAAGAGATCAAATTGGTTAGATGACCAAGAGATGAAGGGAGGGGACCAacaatattgttattattgagATGCAAGTCTTCCAAATTCTTCATGTTGCCTATTTCAGGAGGAATGGAACCATTGACTTGGTTCCAATCAAGAAACAAAGAGATCAAATTGGTTAGATGACCAAGAGATGAAGGGAGGGGACCAacaatattgttattattgagATGCAAGTCTTCCAAATTCTTCATGTTGCCTATTTCAGGAGGAATGGAACCATTGACTTGGTTCCAATCAAGAAACAAAGAGATCAAATTGGTTAGATGACCAAGAGATGAAGGGAGGGGACCAacaatattgttattattgagATGCAAGTCTTCCAAATTCTTCAAGTTGCCTATTTCAGGAGGAATGGAACCATTGACTTGGTTCCAATCAAGAAACAAATAGATCAAATTGGTTAAATGACCAAGAGATGAAGGGAGGGAACCAATAAGCTTGTTATTATTGATGCACAGGTAACTCAAATTCTTCATGTTGCCTATTTCTAGTGGAATGTGACCATTGATTTGATTCATAGACAAATCCAAGATGGAAAGATTGGTTAAAAGGCCAAGAGCAGAAGGGATGGCTTCGGTAAAATTGTTGTCACTCAATCTTAATTCTAGAAGATTCTTTAAATTACCTAATCCATTGGGTATGGAACCACTGACTAGATTAGAGGAAATGTCAAATATCTGTAATCTAGTGAGGTTTGCAAGTGAAAGAGGTAACTCACCGATGAGTTGATTATCACGCACACTAAAATAGGTGAGATTTGTTAAATTTCCCAATTCTTTGGGAATCGAaccattgataaaatttgatgAAATGTCAAATTTCACTAATCGAGTGAGGTTTCCAAATGAAGGAGGCAACGTACCTGTGAGATAATTAAAGGACAGATTAAGGTGGGTGAGCTTTGAAAGGGTGCCTACCTCAACTGAAATGCTCCCCGTAAGCCGATTATGAGAAAGATCAAGACGGACTAAATTTGGGAAGGAAGAGATGCTGAGTTTACTAATCGCATCTCCCTGATTGTAGAGCATACTTTGCTGGTCAATCTCTATAACGCTTCCACCGGCATTGCATATGATTCCATACAACTTGCAATGATTTAAGGCTCTATTGTAGGAGTAATCACCCCACCACCCACTCTCCAGAAGAGCCTTCGCTTCTAGTTCAAGCGCAGATGATTTAGATGCTGCCACAGAGCCAGCTGCAATAACCATAGTTGTGGAGTGCATCAAGATGTAAAGAACCCATAATGCTACTATCAGAATGGAAATGGAAACAGAGGGAGCCATGTTAGAGTTTATGATTGATTGATGAGTGCGTTGCAAAGGGGCAAATATTTGATTGTTATATATTCATCACTCAACACACTTTAATCATTGAAATACAGTCCTTACCAACCCAAGACTGGAAGTCAATTTAACGAATGtgcacttttttcttttcctccttttttttttttttttttttggcttttctatttttttactttgtagAATACCAACGTGATTACCACGAAGAATCTTTTTGAACCCTATTGAAGTGCAGAAATTTACATTAATCTACCGGCATGAGATCCACAAAATCATcttgaaaatttctttttgagTAGAAACTCATAATGCAATTGCGCCTAGTGGCAgctatattaatttttcttagggTGTTTCTTAAGaagtataaattatacaatctaatgaaaagagaaattcatatattaacaacaacaataataaaaaaaaaacgcaaatatataaagtttacaattgccttctacgagttttcatattttgaaattgttacatgatagtctcattatcaatgctacaagtTGAAAGAGACACAACCAAGTAATCATTTATCCCTGACCTTAAGGTGACGCCGCCCCTAATTGCGTCCTTATTAGATTGCTAAAAGTGGAATTGCAGcgatgtttgaattttttttttctttctttttttaagaatctgAATAGTGTTATATGGTGGAATGCTGCAAAGTTTGCAAACTCATAttgcaatttctttttctttttttatcaaagGTTTTATACGAGGGGTAATTATTAAGTACTCTCGAAGTACCATAACTTCGTACTCTCCTCTCTTACATAACTGtgagtctcactaattaaatttatagtaggacccacaattcatgtgagagggaggAATATACATTTATAGCACTTCTagagtatttaataattttctccACATGAGGTCCTTAGTTTAGTGGAATCAATAAATGATGTAATGGTCATGATTTATTTCTAACACTTCATTAAAGGTTTCCTTCGCTTCTAGTTTTAGCGCTGATGATTTAGATAGTGACACAGAGCTAGCTGCAATAATCCTATCTGTGGAATTGTACAAGTCCAATTACTATATGCTTTGGCGGCAATTCAAGTAAGCCTCCATTTTAGCAttgtaattaactaattattatTAGATATTCCATGTTCAAGCCAGGGGATTCAAAGGCCtattcatctttttttaatatataaattttttttataaaaattttgttttgaccccctaaaataaaattttgaaaatctaaccctaaattttatttaaacccaactgaaaaaaattttaatatgatcATCCTAATGTTACTTTCACAATATCTTCACATATGTGCAAATTGTAACTAGTTTGTGTTTGGACTCATAATTGACATTACATTTTTACATATCTTTAGCAACTTGCCAAAAGTATTGTGCCAATAGCATtacatttacaatatttaattttataaaaataaaaaaatgttccAAATTTTTGCTcattcgttaaaaaaaaaaaacttctctcTAAGACTCTAGCTTACTTTGTTGTTGATAGTGAAATGAAGCTGTTTTTCCCtacacttttcttcttcataagCAAAAAATTACACTACAAATACAACTAACAGATCTCTATCTACATATGTGATTCTCTTCTCATTCTCCTTATCTCTCTTTCACTTCtatattttcttagtttttctcttCATTTGATCAAATAGTTTGATAAATGCTATATAAATTTCCAAGTTCAATAAGTCTTTTAGTGCTTGCTTAAATTCTAAAAGAGCAATCACGTGTATGATTAAAAAGTCATacacttcaaaagcaaaaacttatattaattactattttttttcttagtttcacaTTTACTCCTAATGCTACTCCTAGGTGTGTTACTATTcttctttattatatatttttatttaattgatattacatataaatataataagttaatattaatttgaaaaaaaaaatgtagtattaattatttaattatatttttttatgaatttaatgaTTGTTATCTTACCGATTTTTAAactattgataaattttttagactattaatatcatataatatagttatattgtattttagattattgtatataatatgaaagttgtatatacagaaaaaaaaaaaaaaaaagatatatcattttattttttacttgcttcaatgacaaatttatagtccTGTCATTGCTGACTCTCCTAAAAAAATATCTTGGAACCGCCATGGTTAAAGTCGGTTCCTGCTATATGAAACTGATACTAATCAACAGTAAATTAGAAAATATGCTTCAAAGGGAACCAAGGCCACAATAAActttcccctcaaaaaaaaagaaaaaaggccaCAATAAACAATGGAAGTCTGCAAGGTTTAAGGATATTATAAATTAAGCTACGAGTTCAAAACTGTAGAAGATTTGTCCAGTGTAAAATGTAAATGCatctttgaatttttgttttttctttcctccTATAATGCAACTGAGATGAAACATTTTCACAGGGCACTGAAGTTGGATGACTATTTCAACAGCAGCATCTAGCACATTTTGCTAGAATATTCGCGTGGgagtaattttgtttgtttactcTTTAATAAAATGTATGACTAGAACAACCTATTTCCTCCCTTCACCTTCCGTTTGCGCACGTATCTAGCTTAATATCTGAATCAATTCATATTAGTCCATTAATCactacaattaaaaagaataaaatagtctatctcctttaaaaattttcacaaactCTTCATTTTTCATATTAACTCCCACAtatttacatttatgttgtaatataaatcaattttaattatataatattaaaatgctccaacagtTGGAAAATTCACTTGGAAGTAATTTGGATAGTTAAGTGTTAGAAAACCCTTACCACAAGATTGAgtcaattagaaaataaaattaggtcAAAATCCATAGGTAAAAACTTTTAGGTTTAGTATTATCCTTATATATTAGAGGATATAtagttgaaaattaaaattcgGTTGAGTATTAAAAATCTGATAGGTGATCGAGTAGCATTATTGGTGCTCTCATATAGCAAAAGCTTTAGTTG
This genomic stretch from Castanea sativa cultivar Marrone di Chiusa Pesio chromosome 9, ASM4071231v1 harbors:
- the LOC142610142 gene encoding uncharacterized protein LOC142610142 isoform X2 — translated: MAPSVSISILIVALWVLYILMHSTTMVIAAGSVAASKSSALELEAKALLESGWWGDYSYNRALNHCKLYGIICNAGGSVIEIDQQSMLYNQGDAISKLSISSFPNLVRLDLSHNRLTGSISVEVGTLSKLTHLNLSFNYLTGTLPPSFGNLTRLVKFDISSNFINGSIPKELGNLTNLTYFSVRDNQLIGELPLSLANLTRLQIFDISSNLVSGSIPNGLGNLKNLLELRLSDNNFTEAIPSALGLLTNLSILDLSMNQINGHIPLEIGNMKNLSYLCINNNKLIGSLPSSLGHLTNLIYLFLDWNQVNGSIPPEIGNLKNLEDLHLNNNNIVGPLPSSLGHLTNLISLFLDWNQVNGSIPPEIGNMKNLEDLHLNNNNIVGPLPSSLGHLTNLISLFLDWNQVNGSIPPEIGNMKNLEDLHLNNNNIVGPLPSSLGHLTNLISLFLDWNQVNGSIPPEIGNLKNLKDLHLNNNNIVGPLPSSLGHLTNLISLFLDWNQVNGSIPPEIGNLKNLEDLNLNNNNIVGPIPLTIGHLTRLQTLSLSGNQISGSIPVHISNCSLLYNIIFSHNYLTGSIPFLNSSFSQLRRIDVSYNSISGEEIPLTGLEFLDVSYNNFNGSFPKLIGDMEYLRHFNLSNNKIVGQVPSIIGQLTELETLSLSWNQISGSIPEEIADCKSLSELLLSHNYLTGSIPSQISYLPLLTHLDLSCNNLTGNIPDLSASINEVNFSHNSFHGRIPYGYLYYTPSTFIGNKDLCGHVKGFPPCLPSSPSNNRSIVHQSNSRSIVHQIKFFVPLIAFTMFLLLGNFLRSQCRVRKMSSESRETKNGDLFSIWNYDGKIAYEDIIEATEDFDIRYCIGTGGYGSVYKAQLPNGKVVALKKLHRLEAEDPNFDRSFRNEVKILTEIRHRNIVKLHGYCLHKRCMFLVYEYMERGSLFCVLCNNAEAVELDWMKRVNIIKSTAHALSYMHHESVQVIVHRDITSNNILLNSELEAFVSDFGTARLLDSDTSNQTLIAGTYGYIAPELAYTMKVTEKSDVYSFGVVALEILMGRHPGELLTSLSSSQSVMLNEILDKRLPPPNRLVAQDVFLVAAISFACLRAKPKSRPTMKSVSQEFLCHKRPKMNPLHAVSVWQLRNQETYMVGESETHSESPCFLVEKDNV
- the LOC142610142 gene encoding uncharacterized protein LOC142610142 isoform X1, encoding MAPSVSISILIVALWVLYILMHSTTMVIAAGSVAASKSSALELEAKALLESGWWGDYSYNRALNHCKLYGIICNAGGSVIEIDQQSMLYNQGDAISKLSISSFPNLVRLDLSHNRLTGSISVEVGTLSKLTHLNLSFNYLTGTLPPSFGNLTRLVKFDISSNFINGSIPKELGNLTNLTYFSVRDNQLIGELPLSLANLTRLQIFDISSNLVSGSIPNGLGNLKNLLELRLSDNNFTEAIPSALGLLTNLSILDLSMNQINGHIPLEIGNMKNLSYLCINNNKLIGSLPSSLGHLTNLIYLFLDWNQVNGSIPPEIGNLKNLEDLHLNNNNIVGPLPSSLGHLTNLISLFLDWNQVNGSIPPEIGNMKNLEDLHLNNNNIVGPLPSSLGHLTNLISLFLDWNQVNGSIPPEIGNMKNLEDLHLNNNNIVGPLPSSLGHLTNLISLFLDWNQVNGSIPPEIGNLKNLKDLHLNNNNIVGPLPSSLGHLTNLISLFLDWNQVNGSIPPEIGNLKNLEDLNLNNNNIVGPIPLTIGHLTRLQTLSLSGNQISGSIPVHISNCSLLYNIIFSHNYLTGSIPFLNSSFSQLRRIDVSYNSISGEEIPLTGLEFLDVSYNNFNGSFPKLIGDMEYLRHFNLSNNKIVGQVPSIIGQLTELETLSLSWNQISGSIPEEIADCKSLSELLLSHNYLTGSIPSQISYLPLLTHLDLSCNNLTGNIPDLSASINEVNFSHNSFHGRIPYGYLYYTPSTFIGNKDLCGHVKGFPPCLPSSPSNNRSIVHQSNSRSIVHQIKFFVPLIAFTMFLLLGNFLRSQCRVRKMSSESRETKNGDLFSIWNYDGKIAYEDIIEATEDFDIRYCIGTGGYGSVYKAQLPNGKVVALKKLHRLEAEDPNFDRSFRNEVKILTEIRHRNIVKLHGYCLHKRCMFLVYEYMERGSLFCVLCNNAEAVELDWMKRVNIIKSTAHALSYMHHESVQVIVHRDITSNNILLNSELEAFVSDFGTARLLDSDTSNQTLIAGTYGYIAPGD